In Nitratiruptor sp. YY09-18, a single window of DNA contains:
- a CDS encoding restriction endonuclease subunit S, which yields MSEKLPKGWKKVKLGEVALYINRGITPKYVEKNGITVINQKCIRNGNIDFKLVRLHDINKKFQSEKILQTNDILINSTGVGTAGRVAIYKTSMKATVDSHVSILRIDTKKAFPKFVFYNLRKREKELEEIAEGSTGQIELKRENIKEVDIPLPSLPEQKAIASVLSSFDDKIDLLHRQNQTLEQMAQTLFRKWFIKDADDSWEITTIGKELHTVLGGTPSTSKPEYWDGDIPWINSGEVNRFRIDSPTKFITKLGLEKSNTKLLPKGTTVIAITGATLGQTSLLEIDSCANQSVVGIIPNERLCKEFVYLWAKFKIREIILNETGGAQPHINKNDINETELIIPPKIYLKSKIPYLRKLFNKISNNIRQIRTLENLRDTLLPKLMSGEVRVKL from the coding sequence ATGAGTGAAAAATTACCTAAGGGATGGAAAAAGGTTAAGTTGGGGGAGGTTGCTTTATACATAAATAGAGGAATAACTCCTAAATATGTAGAAAAGAATGGAATTACTGTTATTAATCAAAAATGTATAAGAAATGGAAATATTGATTTTAAATTAGTGAGATTACATGATATTAATAAAAAATTTCAATCTGAAAAAATATTACAAACAAATGATATATTAATAAATTCTACTGGAGTTGGAACAGCAGGAAGAGTTGCAATATATAAAACCTCAATGAAAGCTACGGTAGATAGTCATGTTTCTATATTAAGAATAGATACAAAAAAAGCTTTTCCAAAATTTGTATTTTATAATTTGAGAAAAAGAGAAAAAGAACTTGAAGAAATAGCCGAAGGGTCAACAGGTCAAATAGAACTTAAAAGAGAAAATATTAAAGAAGTTGACATTCCACTTCCATCCCTTCCCGAGCAAAAAGCCATAGCTTCTGTGCTTTCATCTTTTGATGATAAAATAGATCTTTTACATCGTCAAAATCAAACGCTTGAGCAGATGGCACAGACGCTTTTTAGAAAATGGTTTATAAAAGATGCAGATGATAGTTGGGAGATAACTACAATCGGAAAAGAATTGCATACAGTCCTTGGAGGTACACCTTCAACATCAAAACCAGAGTATTGGGATGGGGATATCCCTTGGATAAACTCAGGGGAAGTCAATAGATTTCGAATTGACAGTCCAACAAAATTCATTACAAAACTTGGTTTAGAAAAATCAAATACAAAACTTTTGCCTAAAGGTACAACTGTTATTGCTATTACAGGTGCTACACTCGGCCAAACTAGTTTGCTTGAAATAGATTCTTGTGCAAATCAATCAGTAGTTGGTATTATTCCTAATGAAAGATTATGTAAAGAATTTGTTTATTTATGGGCTAAATTTAAAATAAGAGAAATTATATTAAATGAAACAGGTGGTGCACAGCCTCATATAAATAAAAACGATATAAATGAAACTGAACTCATAATTCCACCTAAAATTTATTTAAAATCTAAAATTCCATACTTAAGAAAACTATTTAATAAAATCAGTAATAACATTCGACAAATCCGCACCCTTGAAAATTTAAGAGATACACTTTTGCCAAAACTTATGAGTGGAGAAGTAAGGGTTAAATTATGA
- the rhuM gene encoding virulence protein RhuM/Fic/DOC family protein: MKEENQLVIFEDSDKKVEVQLREETIWLDAHRLAELFDVDRTVIVKHIRNIYKSGELDENSTCAKIAQVAADGKKRKMNLYNFDVIIAVGYRVNSKKATQFRIWATNVLKNYLIKGYVVNEKKLTEERLKELENAIKFIKENINTPSISANEAKGMLEIIEKYALVWRWIEEYDTGKIEAKIARKDRKKIGYQEAKEAIKELKKYLIERNEASKIFGIERDRGLFESALNTIYQSFGGEELYPSFEEKAANLLYLIIKNHPFVDGNKRIGALLFLKFLYENLSKKELFQKFNSNTLTALCYLVAASPAEQKEQLIKLIMNFIAFEG; this comes from the coding sequence GTGAAAGAGGAAAATCAATTAGTTATTTTTGAAGATAGTGATAAAAAGGTTGAGGTGCAATTAAGAGAAGAAACAATATGGCTTGATGCACATAGGCTTGCTGAATTATTTGATGTTGATAGGACGGTTATTGTAAAACATATTAGAAACATCTATAAAAGTGGAGAACTTGACGAAAATTCAACCTGTGCAAAAATTGCACAGGTTGCCGCAGATGGTAAAAAAAGAAAAATGAATCTTTATAATTTTGATGTAATAATAGCCGTTGGCTATCGGGTAAACTCCAAAAAAGCAACACAATTTAGAATATGGGCAACAAATGTTTTAAAAAATTATCTTATTAAAGGGTATGTAGTTAATGAAAAAAAGCTTACTGAAGAAAGATTAAAAGAGTTAGAAAACGCTATAAAATTTATAAAAGAAAATATTAACACCCCTTCAATTAGTGCAAATGAAGCAAAAGGAATGCTTGAAATTATTGAAAAATATGCTTTGGTTTGGAGATGGATAGAAGAGTATGATACAGGCAAAATAGAAGCAAAAATTGCAAGAAAAGATAGGAAAAAAATAGGCTACCAAGAAGCAAAAGAAGCAATAAAAGAGCTTAAAAAGTATCTTATTGAGCGTAACGAGGCATCAAAAATTTTTGGAATAGAAAGAGATAGAGGATTGTTTGAAAGTGCATTAAATACCATTTATCAAAGTTTTGGCGGTGAGGAGCTTTATCCCTCATTTGAAGAAAAAGCTGCAAACTTGCTCTATTTGATTATCAAAAATCACCCCTTTGTAGATGGAAACAAACGCATAGGAGCTTTGCTTTTTTTAAAATTTTTATATGAAAACCTATCAAAAAAAGAACTTTTTCAAAAATTTAATAGCAATACCCTAACCGCTCTATGCTATCTTGTGGCAGCAAGTCCAGCAGAGCAAAAAGAGCAGCTTATCAAGCTTATTATGAATTTTATAGCGTTTGAAGGGTAA
- a CDS encoding class I SAM-dependent DNA methyltransferase: MAKKKESFEQSLWKAADKLRKNIDAAEYKHVVLGLIFLRYISEAFEDLYEKLQKGEGEYAGADPEDIDEYRAENVFFIPPEARWNYLKTKAKDPEIGKIIDNAMEIIEKKNPSLKGVLPKVYARGNIDPIALGGLIDLFSNIAIHAAKEKTSDILGHVFEYFLGEFALAEGKKGGQFYTPRSVVELLVEMLEPYRGRVFDPCCGSGGMFVQSEKFVQEHQGKINDISIYGQESNQTTWRLCKMNLAIRGIDSSQVKWNPEGSFLNDAHKDLKSDFVIANPPFNDSDWSGELLREDARWKYGIPPAGNANYAWIQHFIFHLAPHGKAGFVLAKGSLTTKQKDEYEIRKNMIEDDIVDCIVNLPAKLFLNTQIPACLWFLRKNKTTRKGQILFIDARDMGELINRRQRILTQEDIKKIANTYHTWQKEDSRYEDIKGFCKSATIDEVKELDYVLTPGRYVGLPEEEDDFNFEERFAKLKAEFLAQLVEEEKLNKQILESLAKIDIKGEG, encoded by the coding sequence ATGGCAAAGAAAAAAGAGAGTTTTGAACAAAGCTTATGGAAAGCTGCTGATAAACTGAGAAAAAATATTGATGCAGCTGAGTATAAACATGTGGTGCTTGGACTCATTTTTTTACGCTACATATCAGAAGCATTTGAAGATCTCTATGAAAAACTTCAAAAGGGTGAGGGAGAATACGCAGGGGCAGACCCGGAAGATATAGATGAATACAGGGCTGAAAATGTCTTTTTTATTCCGCCTGAGGCACGATGGAATTATCTAAAAACAAAAGCCAAAGATCCAGAAATTGGGAAAATTATTGATAATGCAATGGAAATAATAGAAAAGAAAAATCCATCTCTCAAAGGCGTTTTGCCAAAAGTGTATGCAAGAGGAAATATTGATCCAATCGCTCTTGGAGGGTTGATTGATCTTTTTAGCAATATTGCAATACACGCGGCCAAAGAAAAAACTTCAGATATTTTAGGGCATGTATTTGAGTACTTTTTAGGGGAGTTTGCATTAGCTGAAGGGAAAAAAGGTGGGCAGTTTTATACGCCAAGAAGTGTAGTTGAGCTTTTGGTTGAGATGCTTGAGCCATATCGTGGAAGGGTATTTGATCCATGTTGTGGAAGCGGTGGTATGTTTGTGCAGTCTGAAAAGTTTGTACAGGAGCATCAAGGAAAAATTAATGATATTTCAATCTATGGACAAGAGAGCAACCAGACAACCTGGCGGCTTTGTAAGATGAATTTGGCTATTCGAGGGATTGATAGCTCACAAGTTAAATGGAACCCGGAAGGCTCCTTTTTAAATGATGCTCATAAAGATTTAAAATCAGATTTTGTCATAGCCAATCCCCCATTTAACGATAGTGATTGGAGTGGAGAGCTATTACGTGAAGATGCACGATGGAAGTATGGCATACCACCAGCTGGGAATGCAAACTATGCATGGATACAACACTTTATCTTTCACCTTGCACCCCATGGAAAGGCTGGTTTTGTTTTAGCAAAAGGGTCTTTGACTACCAAACAAAAAGATGAGTATGAGATTAGAAAAAATATGATAGAAGATGATATAGTTGATTGTATTGTAAATCTACCTGCAAAACTCTTTTTAAATACGCAAATTCCAGCATGTTTGTGGTTTTTAAGAAAAAACAAAACTACAAGAAAAGGACAAATCCTCTTCATTGATGCACGAGATATGGGAGAACTTATAAATAGAAGACAGAGGATTTTAACACAGGAAGACATTAAAAAAATTGCAAATACTTACCATACATGGCAAAAAGAGGATAGCAGGTATGAAGATATAAAGGGGTTTTGTAAATCTGCGACGATTGATGAGGTAAAAGAGCTTGATTATGTTTTAACCCCGGGACGATATGTGGGACTTCCTGAAGAAGAGGATGATTTTAATTTTGAAGAGAGGTTTGCAAAACTAAAAGCTGAGTTTTTAGCCCAACTTGTTGAAGAAGAAAAACTTAATAAACAGATTCTTGAGAGTCTGGCAAAGATAGATATTAAAGGTGAAGGGTGA
- the radC gene encoding DNA repair protein RadC, translating into MRKMCELEKFEKPREKLLEKGVKALKDYELVAILLGSGVKGKDVIKLSREIIKLFQQDFDGIDIERLLQIHGLGIAKAAQIVSAIELSKRYLLKQHKTITSPKDVYEELKEYFDKKQEYFIAFYLDGAKRICEKRVITIGTLNQSLVHPREVFAPAIENRCASIIVAHNHPSNNLTPSKEDVLITERLKQSGKILGIELLDHIIFSKEGFVSLQEEGIL; encoded by the coding sequence ATGAGAAAAATGTGTGAACTTGAAAAGTTTGAAAAACCGAGAGAAAAACTTTTAGAAAAAGGAGTAAAAGCCCTTAAAGATTATGAATTGGTAGCTATTTTGCTTGGAAGTGGTGTAAAAGGAAAAGATGTTATCAAGCTCTCACGAGAAATTATCAAACTTTTTCAACAAGATTTTGATGGAATCGATATAGAAAGGCTTCTTCAAATTCACGGACTTGGCATTGCAAAAGCTGCTCAGATAGTAAGTGCTATAGAGCTTTCAAAAAGATACTTACTAAAACAACATAAAACGATAACTTCACCAAAGGATGTATATGAGGAGCTAAAAGAGTATTTTGATAAAAAGCAAGAGTATTTTATAGCCTTTTATCTTGATGGGGCAAAGAGAATTTGTGAAAAAAGAGTGATAACTATTGGCACGTTAAATCAAAGTCTGGTACATCCAAGAGAGGTTTTTGCTCCAGCAATTGAAAATAGATGTGCAAGTATCATTGTAGCTCATAATCACCCATCAAACAATCTAACTCCGAGTAAAGAAGATGTTTTAATTACTGAAAGATTAAAGCAAAGTGGCAAGATACTTGGAATTGAACTGTTAGATCATATCATTTTTAGCAAAGAGGGATTTGTAAGTTTACAAGAGGAGGGAATTTTATAA
- a CDS encoding DEAD/DEAH box helicase has protein sequence MTFSDFNLKSQIMKAIEQAGFKEPSPIQKEAIPVILVGKDMVGQAHTGTGKTAAFALPILNMLELDGEVEALVIVPTRELATQVSDEIFRLGKYLGIKTATVYGGSSYSRQINHIANAAVVVATPGRLLDLLKSGKIELNPKFVVLDEADEMLDMGFLDDIKEIFTYLPTNRQTLLFSATMPNEIKELARQILHSPEFISITKKEVTNANIKQFYYVVDERERDEALIRLIDYKNPQKAIVFCRMKVEVDRLADFLNAQGLNARGLHGDMQQRQREETIRAFKKGAADILIATDVAARGLDISDVTHVFNYHIPFDPESYVHRIGRTGRAGKEGVAISLVTPHEFKQLLRIQKAVGSSLINKEIPTSTEVKNKKAKSLMDQILSQEVSPEAVELVNLLEAEVDLSTVAMKLASLVIAQDKEYGKEKIGKSLKEIERLLEDAKRELSRPHRSRGRNTNRGFRNNRRGRSSHRR, from the coding sequence ATGACTTTTTCTGATTTCAATCTCAAATCCCAAATAATGAAAGCGATCGAGCAAGCTGGTTTTAAAGAGCCAAGTCCGATCCAAAAAGAGGCAATTCCTGTAATTCTTGTAGGCAAAGACATGGTGGGCCAGGCTCACACAGGTACTGGCAAAACGGCTGCATTTGCTCTGCCAATTCTTAATATGCTTGAGCTTGATGGCGAAGTAGAAGCGCTTGTGATTGTCCCTACACGCGAACTCGCAACGCAAGTAAGTGATGAAATCTTTCGCCTAGGCAAATATCTTGGTATCAAAACAGCAACCGTTTATGGAGGGAGCTCTTACTCTAGACAAATTAACCACATAGCCAATGCAGCTGTTGTGGTAGCGACGCCAGGTAGACTTTTGGATCTACTCAAAAGCGGTAAAATTGAGCTCAACCCAAAATTCGTCGTTCTTGATGAAGCTGATGAGATGCTTGATATGGGATTTTTGGATGATATCAAAGAGATTTTTACATATCTTCCCACAAATCGGCAAACACTGCTTTTTAGTGCTACAATGCCAAACGAGATCAAAGAGCTTGCTCGCCAGATCCTCCATTCGCCAGAGTTTATCTCAATTACCAAAAAAGAGGTAACCAATGCAAATATTAAGCAGTTTTACTACGTTGTAGATGAGCGAGAGCGCGATGAAGCACTTATACGTCTTATTGACTATAAAAATCCGCAAAAAGCGATCGTCTTTTGCCGTATGAAGGTTGAAGTTGACCGTCTTGCAGATTTTCTCAATGCCCAGGGGCTCAATGCAAGAGGTTTGCATGGTGATATGCAACAGCGCCAGCGTGAAGAGACAATCAGAGCATTCAAAAAGGGTGCTGCAGATATATTAATCGCAACAGATGTAGCAGCAAGAGGTCTAGATATTAGTGATGTAACACACGTCTTTAACTATCATATTCCGTTTGATCCAGAAAGCTATGTACATAGAATCGGCAGAACAGGGAGAGCTGGAAAAGAGGGAGTAGCTATAAGTCTTGTGACTCCGCACGAATTTAAGCAGCTCTTGCGTATCCAAAAAGCTGTTGGAAGCTCACTTATCAACAAAGAGATCCCTACTTCTACTGAAGTCAAAAACAAAAAAGCAAAATCGTTGATGGACCAGATCCTCTCCCAGGAAGTAAGCCCAGAAGCAGTAGAACTTGTCAATCTATTGGAAGCTGAAGTAGATCTCTCTACAGTAGCTATGAAACTAGCAAGCCTCGTTATTGCTCAAGATAAAGAGTATGGCAAAGAGAAAATTGGCAAGAGCCTCAAAGAGATCGAAAGACTCTTAGAAGATGCCAAAAGAGAACTCTCTCGTCCTCACCGCTCAAGAGGACGCAATACCAATCGCGGATTTCGCAATAATCGTCGAGGCCGTAGCTCCCACAGACGATAA
- a CDS encoding BON domain-containing protein, with translation MQLKNSLFILLLPLFLLAQQPKENDVTQMQEALQQFMLFMQKATESLKDLSTTKQKAVPEDEHSWMLYYKKLKNAHIPQKRNDLLIKTQLEYNFLTDKSIPSSTILVTVHNGRVELYGKVNSKETADKALDIALHTRGVKEVVSYLIIKFPAKSLI, from the coding sequence ATGCAATTAAAAAATAGCCTTTTCATCCTTCTCCTTCCTCTTTTTTTACTAGCACAGCAACCAAAAGAGAATGATGTAACACAAATGCAAGAGGCCTTGCAGCAATTTATGCTCTTCATGCAAAAGGCAACTGAGTCTCTCAAGGATCTCTCAACCACAAAACAAAAAGCGGTCCCAGAGGATGAGCATAGCTGGATGCTCTACTATAAAAAGCTCAAAAATGCTCATATCCCGCAAAAGCGCAACGATCTCTTGATCAAAACACAACTAGAATACAACTTCCTCACAGATAAATCTATTCCCTCTTCTACTATCTTGGTCACTGTACATAATGGTCGTGTGGAACTCTATGGCAAAGTAAACTCCAAAGAGACTGCTGACAAAGCCCTTGATATAGCCCTCCATACGCGGGGTGTCAAAGAAGTAGTCTCCTACCTCATCATCAAATTTCCAGCCAAATCTTTGATATAA
- a CDS encoding TIGR00703 family protein, with translation MLTELREKMLLNTLVFETLGAPEKEREFKIKSLKKWGFDLLFGKKNGQDSYFVAAEDKHKSGDTYESEGSSYEVTEVLKELPKNKKIYAHIEMIEGRAYLCADLREGDENIEILRLPAGEILLAYLKKHKFIKVIEALHNLGSAASLVKHHGEEGKPLPFEELPPIPRRFLRDAKKIEKEMGFGRIALAYFGENKEGKARYWMGWMVPTIALFDEHIAQKIDKTLAEFK, from the coding sequence ATGCTAACTGAACTACGCGAGAAGATGCTTCTCAATACATTGGTATTTGAAACTCTAGGTGCACCTGAAAAGGAGCGAGAATTCAAGATAAAATCACTCAAAAAATGGGGCTTTGATCTGCTTTTTGGTAAAAAAAATGGTCAAGATTCTTACTTCGTAGCAGCTGAAGACAAACATAAAAGTGGTGATACATACGAGAGTGAGGGGAGTAGCTATGAAGTTACCGAAGTACTCAAAGAACTTCCCAAAAATAAAAAAATCTATGCGCATATCGAAATGATTGAAGGAAGAGCCTACCTTTGTGCTGACTTGCGTGAGGGTGATGAAAACATTGAAATATTACGTCTTCCTGCGGGTGAAATACTCCTCGCATATTTAAAAAAACATAAATTCATAAAAGTTATCGAAGCACTACATAACCTGGGAAGTGCTGCAAGCTTGGTCAAACATCATGGTGAAGAAGGAAAGCCTCTTCCTTTTGAAGAGTTACCACCAATACCACGTAGATTTTTGAGAGATGCAAAAAAGATAGAAAAGGAGATGGGATTTGGTCGTATTGCTCTTGCTTACTTTGGAGAAAACAAAGAAGGAAAGGCAAGATATTGGATGGGATGGATGGTACCAACTATCGCCCTATTTGACGAACATATTGCACAAAAAATAGATAAAACATTAGCGGAGTTTAAATAA
- a CDS encoding inositol monophosphatase family protein has protein sequence MKDIIKEAGKILRQGYEAKKYIQKKSSVDLVTEYDVKIEEFLRKQFTKKYSDYAFVGEESFSGKIPSKAIIVDPIDGTTNFVHHLAFVSISVAVWEDGKPQEGIVYNPILEEFFYAKRGDGAYLNGQKIEVAQTDKLIDTLIATGFPYTKTQRGRDYRFVIKSMTNLLPITRDIRRFGSAAIDLAYVACGRFAGFYEVNLKPWDVAAGILLVQEAGGKVTNHLGKPYKFGDIIVASNGKVHQEIICNLGAWD, from the coding sequence ATGAAAGATATTATAAAAGAGGCTGGAAAGATTTTGCGCCAAGGATACGAGGCGAAAAAGTATATACAAAAAAAATCGAGTGTAGATCTTGTCACCGAATATGATGTGAAAATTGAGGAGTTTTTGCGCAAGCAGTTTACAAAAAAGTATAGCGACTATGCATTTGTCGGTGAAGAGAGCTTCAGTGGCAAGATTCCATCCAAAGCTATCATCGTTGATCCCATTGATGGGACGACAAATTTTGTCCATCATCTTGCTTTTGTTTCTATAAGTGTTGCTGTATGGGAAGATGGAAAACCTCAAGAAGGGATTGTTTACAATCCGATTCTAGAAGAGTTTTTTTATGCAAAAAGAGGTGATGGAGCATATCTGAATGGACAAAAGATAGAAGTTGCACAGACTGACAAACTCATCGATACGCTCATAGCCACAGGATTCCCCTATACCAAGACGCAAAGAGGGAGAGATTATCGCTTTGTGATTAAGTCTATGACAAATCTCTTGCCAATTACCCGTGATATTCGTCGCTTCGGGAGTGCTGCTATCGATCTAGCCTATGTAGCATGTGGGAGATTTGCAGGATTTTATGAGGTAAATCTCAAGCCATGGGATGTGGCAGCTGGGATACTACTAGTCCAAGAAGCTGGAGGGAAGGTAACAAATCATTTAGGCAAGCCATACAAATTTGGTGATATTATTGTAGCAAGCAACGGAAAAGTGCACCAAGAGATTATTTGTAATCTTGGTGCATGGGACTAA
- a CDS encoding DegQ family serine endoprotease: MKKIIAISALTAIILSAATIHFNEASSNIKRVMPGAGENVVISYYDAIKDAKQSVVNIATKKRIKMPAMQDMPFFNDPFFKQFFGPMFRNSIPRSRVERSLGSGVIISSDGYIVTNNHVIRNADEITVTLPGDSKEYKAKVVGKDPLTDLAVIKIDKTGLKAIKIADSSKIKPGDLVFAIGNPFGIGETITQGIVSATNRDNVGINTYENFIQTDAAINPGNSGGALVDSRGALIGINSAIITRSGGNNGIGFAIPANMMKEVVKKLIEKGKIERGYLGVIIEDLKGDLKDVYKHKEGAVIVDVTKDSAADKAGLKRGDLIIEVDGKNIADATELKSLIGSYPPGKTVTITYERNGKVHTAKVKLSERPEASGSENVEKFKGLEVQTLDDKIRRMYNIPQDVTGVFVTNVKEDSAADKAGIKPGDVIIGVEDMNIKNVEDLKKAFEKYKGPKKIFIKRQGIPLIVVLK; the protein is encoded by the coding sequence ATGAAGAAAATTATTGCAATCTCTGCACTTACTGCAATCATACTCAGTGCAGCGACAATACATTTCAACGAAGCATCAAGCAATATCAAACGTGTGATGCCAGGAGCTGGCGAAAATGTTGTTATATCATACTATGATGCGATCAAAGATGCCAAACAGAGCGTTGTCAATATCGCTACTAAAAAACGTATCAAAATGCCAGCGATGCAAGATATGCCATTTTTCAACGATCCATTCTTCAAGCAGTTCTTCGGACCAATGTTTCGCAACTCTATTCCACGCAGCAGAGTTGAAAGAAGCTTAGGAAGTGGTGTGATCATTAGCAGTGATGGCTATATCGTTACCAACAACCACGTCATTCGCAATGCTGATGAGATCACTGTAACACTGCCAGGTGATAGCAAAGAGTATAAGGCAAAAGTTGTAGGCAAAGATCCTCTCACCGACTTAGCAGTTATCAAGATAGACAAAACCGGTCTCAAAGCTATCAAAATAGCTGACTCATCAAAAATCAAACCAGGGGACTTGGTATTTGCTATAGGTAATCCTTTTGGAATCGGTGAGACAATCACACAAGGAATTGTGAGTGCTACAAACCGCGACAATGTAGGTATCAACACATACGAAAACTTCATCCAGACTGACGCGGCTATCAATCCAGGTAATAGTGGTGGAGCTCTTGTAGATAGCAGAGGTGCGTTGATTGGTATCAATAGTGCGATTATCACTCGCAGTGGCGGTAATAACGGTATCGGTTTTGCTATACCTGCAAATATGATGAAAGAAGTCGTGAAAAAACTGATCGAAAAAGGAAAGATTGAACGCGGCTATCTTGGAGTCATCATTGAAGATCTCAAAGGGGATCTCAAAGATGTATACAAGCACAAAGAGGGGGCAGTCATTGTTGATGTGACAAAAGACAGCGCTGCAGACAAAGCAGGTCTCAAAAGAGGTGATCTCATCATCGAAGTAGATGGCAAAAATATCGCAGATGCAACTGAGCTCAAGTCACTCATCGGATCGTATCCTCCGGGAAAAACTGTCACTATTACATATGAGAGAAACGGTAAAGTCCACACTGCAAAAGTAAAACTAAGTGAACGTCCAGAAGCGAGTGGAAGTGAGAATGTAGAAAAATTCAAAGGTCTTGAGGTTCAGACTCTCGATGATAAGATCCGCCGTATGTATAACATCCCGCAAGATGTAACAGGTGTATTTGTCACAAACGTCAAAGAGGATAGCGCAGCAGACAAAGCTGGCATCAAACCGGGTGATGTTATAATTGGCGTAGAAGATATGAACATCAAAAACGTAGAAGATCTCAAAAAAGCCTTTGAGAAATATAAAGGTCCCAAAAAGATCTTCATCAAACGACAAGGTATCCCACTAATAGTAGTTCTCAAATAA
- a CDS encoding response regulator transcription factor, which yields MKKVVMIEDDLELAEILSEYLKKYGIEVINYDDPFIALSALHIEKDFDALILDLTLPGMDGLEILKKIREFSDIPVIISSARSDLSDKVIGLELGADDYLPKPYDPKELEARLKAITRRRSKPPKEPDLKVYKNRREILFKGKALHLTPAEYEVLSYLIEHPNQPINREELLYSCENLSENASEKTIDVIVSRIRHKLGEDPKNPRYIQSVRGIGYKYIP from the coding sequence ATGAAAAAGGTGGTAATGATCGAAGATGATCTAGAGCTGGCTGAAATATTGAGCGAATATCTCAAGAAGTATGGCATTGAAGTGATAAACTATGATGATCCGTTTATTGCACTTTCGGCTTTGCATATAGAAAAAGATTTCGATGCCCTCATTCTCGATCTCACTCTTCCTGGAATGGATGGATTGGAGATTCTTAAAAAAATTCGTGAATTTAGCGATATTCCTGTTATCATCAGTAGCGCCAGGAGTGATCTGAGTGACAAGGTCATAGGCCTAGAACTTGGAGCAGATGACTATCTTCCAAAACCCTACGATCCAAAAGAGCTAGAAGCTAGACTCAAAGCGATTACAAGACGCCGTAGCAAACCACCAAAAGAGCCAGATCTCAAGGTCTACAAAAATAGACGAGAAATCCTCTTCAAAGGAAAGGCTTTGCATCTCACACCTGCTGAATATGAGGTACTTAGTTATCTCATCGAACATCCAAATCAACCAATCAACCGTGAAGAGTTACTTTATTCATGCGAAAACCTCAGTGAAAATGCTTCTGAAAAAACTATCGATGTGATAGTAAGCCGCATTCGCCACAAACTAGGAGAAGATCCCAAAAATCCACGCTATATTCAGTCTGTTCGCGGAATAGGATATAAATATATTCCATGA